From a region of the Paenibacillus sp. R14(2021) genome:
- a CDS encoding sensor histidine kinase, producing MNPTKRSPETRNPLLHMPSSAGSAESDGVQWNPVLWKWVFGLKLALDAALTGIFYFEYSIALFWRVSFILFSLAAFLVVNRFYVKTSKRRNWLFQLLIIDFLVSASYGYVYIGGEFPNHLFIGITALAILMFVRNTRVLVLTCLLLLILYVITMGSIEWYLYRKFDEISYFTTGSFIVFAGIVGVLINFYRSARKDTVRLYGQLQQSHEQLQAYALQTEEWAAARERVRIARDIHDTVGHKLTALLVQMQAARKLSRRDPQRSEETYLICEELIRSSLQEIRLSVRAIREEPVQSTSLQDRLEQLAQEFTRLAEVQTTVEVKGSPVALSGELQLTAYRMVQESLTNAQKHGHAKKAAIVLAYTDEELTLRISNDGEVPEEVKPGFGLINLQERAREWNGDVQVKHDRRTGFAVEINLPYSAAEMGR from the coding sequence ATGAACCCAACCAAACGAAGCCCGGAAACGAGGAACCCTTTACTTCATATGCCTTCATCCGCCGGCAGTGCGGAGAGCGACGGCGTGCAGTGGAACCCGGTGTTATGGAAATGGGTGTTCGGGCTGAAGCTCGCCCTGGATGCGGCGCTGACCGGCATTTTTTATTTCGAATATTCGATTGCGCTGTTTTGGAGAGTCAGCTTCATCCTCTTCTCGCTCGCCGCGTTTCTGGTCGTGAACCGGTTCTACGTGAAGACAAGCAAGCGGCGAAACTGGCTGTTTCAGCTGCTCATCATCGATTTCCTGGTGTCGGCCTCCTACGGGTATGTCTACATCGGAGGAGAGTTTCCTAACCATCTCTTTATCGGAATTACGGCGCTGGCCATTCTCATGTTCGTAAGGAATACCCGGGTGCTCGTCTTGACTTGCCTGCTGCTGCTCATTCTTTACGTCATTACGATGGGCAGCATCGAATGGTATTTATATCGAAAATTTGACGAAATCAGCTATTTTACAACCGGTTCGTTTATTGTTTTCGCCGGTATTGTGGGTGTGTTAATTAATTTCTACCGGAGCGCGCGCAAAGATACGGTGCGGCTGTATGGGCAATTGCAGCAATCCCATGAGCAGCTGCAGGCTTACGCGCTTCAAACCGAAGAGTGGGCGGCAGCCAGGGAACGGGTTCGAATCGCAAGGGACATTCACGATACGGTAGGTCACAAGCTGACGGCGCTGCTGGTTCAAATGCAGGCGGCTCGCAAGCTGAGCAGGCGGGATCCGCAGCGCAGCGAGGAAACGTATTTGATCTGCGAGGAGTTAATTCGGTCTTCGCTGCAAGAAATCCGGCTTTCGGTCAGGGCGATCCGGGAGGAACCAGTTCAGTCGACGTCCTTGCAGGACAGGCTGGAACAGCTTGCGCAGGAGTTCACCCGATTAGCAGAGGTGCAGACGACCGTAGAGGTGAAGGGCAGCCCCGTCGCATTGTCGGGTGAGCTTCAATTGACGGCTTACCGCATGGTGCAGGAATCGCTGACGAATGCCCAGAAGCACGGACATGCGAAGAAGGCCGCGATCGTGCTGGCGTACACCGACGAAGAATTGACGCTCCGCATCAGCAATGACGGAGAGGTACCCGAAGAGGTCAAGCCGGGCTTCGGATTAATCAATTTACAAGAACGAGCAAGAGAGTGGAACGGGGACGTGCAGGTTAAGCATGATCGGCGCACGGGCTTTGCGGTTGAAATCAACCTCCCGTATTCCGCGGCAGAAATGGGGAGATAG
- a CDS encoding NAD(P)H-dependent oxidoreductase, with product MKTLVIVVHPNIEQSRINKSWMQALQEQSEVTVHQLYPAYPDFKIDAAKEQALLEAHDRVIFQFPFYWYSSPALLKEWFDRVLAHGWAYGPGGDKLHGKEWGIAISTSGPQISYQPDGHNHYTLDDLTKPFKATSSHIGTTFITPFILNGVTRVSDEELAQNTLDYVKFVTSMQPASV from the coding sequence ATGAAAACACTAGTGATCGTCGTTCATCCGAATATCGAGCAGTCCCGCATTAATAAATCGTGGATGCAGGCCTTGCAGGAGCAAAGCGAGGTTACCGTGCATCAGCTGTATCCCGCCTACCCCGACTTTAAGATCGACGCGGCGAAAGAGCAGGCGCTGCTGGAGGCGCATGACCGCGTGATCTTCCAATTCCCATTCTACTGGTATAGCTCGCCGGCATTGCTGAAGGAATGGTTCGATCGCGTGCTTGCCCATGGCTGGGCGTATGGACCTGGTGGCGATAAGCTGCACGGCAAAGAATGGGGAATCGCCATCTCGACGTCTGGACCTCAGATATCGTATCAACCGGATGGCCACAACCATTATACGCTGGATGACCTGACCAAGCCGTTCAAAGCGACGAGCAGCCACATCGGCACGACGTTTATTACGCCGTTTATTTTGAATGGGGTTACGCGTGTCAGCGACGAGGAGCTGGCTCAAAACACGCTTGATTATGTGAAGTTCGTGACATCCATGCAACCTGCATCTGTGTAA
- a CDS encoding co-chaperone YbbN: MEAISLIKSNFQAYIDQGVTLVEFWAPSCEHCKLQLPIIDELVGKFKHQAIIARVNVDIEKELEVEYGVTSIPTLIIFKDGYRVEKLEGFQSRDSLIQKVKLYTSIGDTC, from the coding sequence ATGGAAGCTATCTCTTTAATAAAAAGCAATTTTCAAGCGTATATTGATCAGGGAGTGACATTGGTCGAGTTCTGGGCACCTTCGTGTGAACACTGTAAGTTGCAATTGCCGATCATTGACGAATTGGTGGGAAAATTTAAGCATCAAGCTATAATTGCAAGGGTGAATGTCGATATTGAAAAGGAGTTGGAAGTTGAGTACGGTGTAACGAGTATCCCAACTTTGATCATATTCAAAGACGGATATCGTGTAGAGAAATTAGAAGGATTTCAAAGTCGGGATTCATTAATCCAAAAAGTAAAGCTATATACATCTATAGGGGATACTTGTTAA
- a CDS encoding S-layer homology domain-containing protein, translated as MIQRWLKAAALTAVLASSLLPFGAPKTFAAATASSSAVSIEQTGEIVTATNGILTIDYDLSTGRGNFTAGATRIMSGFYSDYSAVDTDTKAVTRFNSYDAGTRTAEWSNVGTDGTDKYGTGQMLTLTNTLASGASMVLHLSIYEGKPFALVSMTVNNASSQTISIMEPVAADNLDIGDGADKRIYTAPYNNNTDFGVAPVNDFGYSENGYDRPQGLTTTWSPFNGTSYWVAAMFDNTNKHGFIGGAATTFKWKSMESLKQASAANGPLTGFSVYNAGGTQSGTSVDSDLFFLGYYDDYRDGLEQYGSTYAIGDPKLSWNDGVPMGYNTYYTYYGMPTDESMHAMVDYFADNLKSLGYTYMNLDCCFKGPSGTGTSEDFKSYADYVHSKGMKAGGYEVPFAIWWDLSEPVPAAPEYTYGDIALKDDNGVPIKTYLNTYIVDATHPGGQAFIRNLMHYYFVSTGFDYVKLDFLDFGMFEGKHFDPNMNGIQAYRLGMQIARDELLTADRDIFIDESIAPLLPSGYAHGRRSGIDTTIPLQNNLYSGIERQALNAAASWWTNGTLYQYNDPDMAIPENIANGFYKYPLNESRLKSTIDFLEGGHLILGDNMPFVSEDRFDAYLNPALIDIAKQGKAARPVSMTNITNKLEHSPTVIYSTDNNGDKLVGMSNWNLNESAANTVTFSDLGLSPSATYTITELYSGTKLGTFTGSYTRTQQKGESVILRISTTASSLPEPSENLAIDKPAAASSEYDNYWYAAWNARDGDEGTRWSAADGQVNDQWLEIDLEAETDVNRVIIKEDGGGNQYFPNLTYTLQYWNGTKYVDITKGYTLGDKRIIDFPTVTTSKLRLYMNKNRFLPSIREFEIYNVPGNTGNIIDQDDSSASYSKYSDIRATTQRMQTFSITSTSLPKVDFYLYESYVNDVPKDNYYIDIVELDADNKPSKKLFTASLASNNIPGDPMPYSIYPRLTGLDTTKKYAIVLRSPNTVDDNSTNNKYGFAYADGNPYPGGFEAVSHDGGVTWSAENNGERDLIFTIYKTPTVPTNPPPTDPTPPAQTVPTTPASPTELIVKDADLTKPTEGNVSIEIPDSMDSALLPVTTADLLGKKSLTFVHNKMALTFDQSNLESLKALIPNDQLDGAKIRFTATKVSQADTANLLKQSGRSGSVVTIGSKVYDFRLSVLTKDNTSIPVTTFKKPLTLTFQVDPNVNPDLLGVYYIAQDGTIQYAGGTLVNGVMTVTITHFSSYAVLEYKKTFSDVSPNHWANEVILKMAAKHIVNGVTDTTFVPEGLVTRAEFAAMIARALGLSPQGESKFKDVNSSQWFADAVIAVNEAGIVTGRSGGIFAPAEQITREEMAVMIVRAYEWQLGKKITAESPASFEDHASISPWAQDAVAKAQQLGLISGRGNNQLVPQGLMTRAEGAKLIASLLK; from the coding sequence TTGATACAACGTTGGCTTAAAGCAGCCGCCTTAACTGCTGTACTCGCTTCTAGCTTGCTGCCTTTCGGCGCACCGAAGACGTTCGCCGCAGCGACAGCATCCAGCTCGGCGGTATCGATCGAGCAAACCGGAGAGATCGTTACGGCGACCAATGGCATACTTACGATCGATTACGACCTATCGACGGGCAGAGGTAACTTCACTGCCGGCGCGACGCGCATCATGAGCGGCTTTTATTCCGATTACAGCGCCGTTGACACCGATACTAAAGCGGTGACGCGCTTCAATTCGTATGACGCAGGCACAAGAACGGCGGAATGGTCCAATGTCGGCACTGACGGCACCGATAAATATGGGACAGGTCAGATGCTGACGCTTACCAACACGCTTGCTTCTGGCGCGAGCATGGTGCTCCATCTGTCCATTTACGAAGGCAAGCCTTTCGCCCTCGTAAGTATGACCGTGAATAATGCGAGCTCGCAGACCATCAGCATCATGGAGCCGGTGGCAGCGGATAACCTGGACATCGGCGACGGTGCAGATAAACGTATCTATACCGCTCCCTACAACAACAACACCGATTTCGGCGTTGCTCCGGTCAATGACTTCGGCTACAGCGAGAACGGCTACGATCGTCCGCAAGGTTTAACGACGACATGGTCTCCCTTCAACGGAACGAGCTATTGGGTTGCCGCCATGTTCGATAATACGAACAAGCATGGCTTTATCGGGGGAGCTGCCACCACGTTTAAGTGGAAGAGCATGGAGTCTCTTAAACAAGCTTCGGCTGCTAACGGTCCATTGACGGGCTTCTCCGTCTATAACGCCGGCGGCACGCAAAGCGGAACTTCCGTCGACTCCGACTTGTTCTTCCTGGGATACTACGATGATTATCGCGATGGCTTAGAGCAATACGGCAGCACGTATGCAATCGGAGATCCGAAGCTGTCATGGAACGATGGCGTCCCTATGGGCTACAACACCTACTACACCTACTACGGCATGCCGACCGACGAGTCCATGCATGCGATGGTCGATTATTTTGCCGACAATTTGAAATCCCTGGGCTACACGTACATGAACTTGGATTGCTGCTTCAAGGGTCCATCCGGTACCGGCACGAGCGAAGACTTCAAGAGCTACGCCGACTATGTACATAGCAAAGGCATGAAAGCAGGCGGCTACGAGGTTCCATTCGCCATCTGGTGGGATCTGTCCGAGCCCGTTCCAGCCGCTCCGGAATATACCTATGGCGACATTGCGCTGAAGGACGATAACGGCGTTCCGATCAAAACGTATTTGAACACGTATATCGTCGACGCCACCCATCCGGGCGGTCAAGCCTTCATCCGAAACTTGATGCACTATTATTTCGTGAGCACGGGCTTCGACTACGTCAAGCTGGACTTTCTCGACTTCGGCATGTTCGAGGGCAAGCACTTCGATCCGAACATGAACGGCATTCAGGCTTACCGCCTCGGCATGCAAATTGCCCGCGACGAGCTGCTTACTGCCGATCGCGATATCTTCATCGACGAGTCCATCGCTCCGCTTCTTCCATCCGGCTATGCGCATGGCAGAAGATCGGGGATCGACACGACCATCCCGCTCCAAAATAACCTGTACTCGGGCATCGAGCGCCAGGCGCTGAACGCTGCGGCCTCTTGGTGGACGAACGGAACGCTGTACCAGTACAACGATCCTGACATGGCAATTCCCGAGAACATCGCAAACGGCTTCTATAAATATCCGCTGAACGAAAGCCGTCTTAAATCGACCATCGACTTCTTGGAAGGCGGGCACCTGATTCTCGGCGACAACATGCCGTTCGTCTCGGAGGATCGCTTCGATGCTTACCTGAACCCTGCGTTAATCGATATCGCCAAGCAAGGCAAGGCGGCTAGACCGGTATCCATGACGAACATTACCAACAAGCTGGAGCATTCGCCGACTGTCATCTACTCCACGGATAATAACGGCGATAAGCTCGTTGGGATGTCCAACTGGAACCTGAACGAATCGGCAGCGAACACAGTTACGTTCTCCGATCTCGGACTAAGCCCTTCGGCGACCTATACCATTACGGAGCTGTATAGCGGTACGAAATTAGGTACCTTTACAGGCAGTTACACCCGGACCCAGCAGAAAGGCGAGTCTGTCATTCTGCGGATCTCGACAACGGCCTCCTCGCTTCCGGAGCCCTCGGAGAATCTCGCGATCGACAAACCGGCTGCTGCATCCTCGGAATACGATAATTATTGGTATGCCGCATGGAATGCGAGAGATGGCGATGAAGGAACGCGCTGGAGCGCGGCAGACGGACAAGTGAACGATCAATGGCTCGAGATCGACTTGGAGGCCGAAACGGATGTCAACCGCGTCATCATTAAGGAAGACGGCGGCGGCAATCAATACTTCCCGAATTTGACGTACACGCTTCAGTATTGGAACGGCACGAAGTATGTCGACATCACGAAAGGCTACACGCTGGGCGACAAGCGCATCATTGATTTCCCGACGGTCACGACCTCGAAGCTCCGGTTATATATGAACAAGAACCGGTTCCTTCCGTCGATTAGAGAGTTTGAAATCTATAACGTACCAGGCAATACCGGAAACATCATCGATCAGGATGACAGCTCCGCATCGTATTCGAAGTATTCGGATATTCGTGCGACTACGCAGCGGATGCAAACCTTCTCGATCACGTCGACCAGCTTGCCGAAGGTGGATTTCTACCTCTATGAGAGCTACGTAAACGACGTTCCGAAGGATAACTACTACATCGATATCGTAGAGCTGGACGCCGATAACAAACCATCCAAGAAGCTATTCACAGCATCGCTGGCTTCAAATAACATTCCGGGCGATCCGATGCCGTATTCCATCTATCCGCGGCTAACGGGCCTCGATACGACGAAAAAATACGCAATCGTGCTTCGATCGCCAAACACGGTCGACGACAACTCGACGAACAACAAGTACGGGTTCGCCTATGCCGACGGCAATCCGTATCCCGGCGGTTTCGAAGCCGTGTCGCACGACGGAGGCGTCACGTGGAGCGCAGAGAATAATGGTGAACGGGATCTGATCTTTACGATCTATAAAACGCCAACGGTTCCTACGAACCCGCCGCCAACAGATCCGACGCCGCCGGCACAAACCGTGCCGACAACGCCCGCATCGCCAACAGAGCTTATTGTGAAGGATGCGGATTTGACCAAACCGACCGAAGGAAACGTTTCGATTGAGATCCCGGACTCGATGGATTCGGCGCTGCTGCCGGTCACGACAGCCGATCTCCTTGGCAAGAAATCGCTCACCTTCGTCCATAACAAGATGGCGCTCACCTTCGATCAATCGAACTTGGAGAGCCTCAAAGCACTCATTCCGAATGATCAGCTGGATGGCGCCAAAATCCGTTTCACGGCGACCAAGGTATCTCAAGCAGATACGGCAAATCTGCTCAAGCAATCCGGTCGCAGCGGATCGGTCGTGACCATCGGAAGCAAAGTCTATGATTTCCGCTTATCTGTCCTAACGAAGGATAACACCAGCATACCGGTCACGACGTTTAAGAAGCCGCTGACCCTAACGTTCCAAGTGGATCCGAATGTGAATCCAGACTTGCTCGGCGTCTATTATATCGCGCAGGACGGGACGATCCAGTATGCGGGCGGTACACTTGTCAACGGAGTAATGACAGTGACGATTACGCATTTCAGCTCTTATGCGGTATTGGAATACAAGAAAACCTTCTCGGACGTCAGCCCGAACCATTGGGCAAACGAGGTCATTCTTAAAATGGCGGCTAAGCACATCGTGAACGGCGTGACCGACACGACATTCGTGCCGGAAGGTCTTGTGACGAGAGCAGAATTCGCAGCCATGATTGCAAGAGCACTCGGTTTGAGCCCTCAAGGCGAATCCAAGTTCAAGGATGTCAATTCTTCGCAATGGTTTGCGGATGCCGTCATTGCCGTGAACGAAGCAGGCATTGTGACGGGACGCAGCGGCGGAATATTCGCGCCTGCGGAGCAGATTACGCGAGAAGAGATGGCCGTCATGATCGTTCGGGCCTACGAATGGCAGCTGGGCAAGAAGATAACCGCCGAAAGCCCTGCTTCCTTCGAGGACCACGCGAGCATCAGTCCTTGGGCTCAGGACGCGGTAGCGAAAGCCCAACAGCTCGGCTTGATCAGCGGCCGGGGAAATAATCAATTGGTGCCGCAGGGATTGATGACCCGGGCTGAAGGTGCCAAACTAATTGCAAGCTTGCTGAAATAA